The sequence below is a genomic window from Streptosporangium lutulentum.
CCATCCCGCAGAACGTCGTCGACCAGATCGGTGCCGAGATCGGCGCCGACAGCGGCCGCTCGGTCGATCTGGCCGAATAAGCGGACAGATGATTTCTCCGGCTGCGGCCGCCGCCCCGACGACCCGGGTGGCGGCCGCAGCCGCGTCTCAGCATCTGAGAAGTGTGTACGGCGGGCGAGACGGCGGTTCGACGGCCAGGTAACCTTGACATCAAATGCGTCAGGTTCTTGTACTCCTTACCTGCCGCGGCGGGGCCTGACAGGGGCAGGCCGGCAGCTCGCCGCGGTGTGATGGCGCTCGCCGGCCCCAGCCTCCCGCCGCCGATCCGTGACCCGGATCTGCGGCATCAGGCTCGATTCGGATTCGTGACCGGAGTCCCGATCACCTCTCCTGCTCGCATGCGACCGAGACGAGAATCGCCATGTATGAGATGTATTCCTGGGACCGTCCCGACGAGACCGAGGACGAGGCCGCCCAGGCTCTCCAGACCGCTCTGGACCGCCGCGACAACGGCGGGGCTCCCACCGACCGTTAGCCACCCGTCGCTCCGTTCCGGAGAGGCGGAGTGGGCGAGGGCGCCCGGCGAGGGCGCGTCGTCCACGAACCGGGCGGCCCTGAGCTGCCGGCCGGGCATCGACCGTGAGTGTGAGCGGCGGGCCCCGCACCCTGGACGGTGAGGGTGGGTGCGGGGCCCGCCGGCCGCCGGCCCCAGGGGCAGGGCCGGTGAGGGGATGGCTCAGGAGGCGGTCAGGAGTCCGGCCGCGATCGCGGCCTTGACGCCCTTGGGGTCGGGGCGGACGGCGCCGGCGAAGGAGGCGCGGCGGCCGGAGTCGAGTTTCTCCACCTTGACCACGTCACCGGTGTGCGGGGCGTTGACCATGTAGCCCGGCTTGCTGACCATGCCGACGTGGCCGAGGCCGTCGAAGAAGACCAGGTCTCCCGGCTGGAGGTCCTTCCAGGCGATCTTCCTGGAGAACGCGTTGTACTGGTCGGCGGCGACGCGGGGCAGCTTGATCCCGGCGGCGCCGTAGGCGCGGAGCATCAGGCCCGAGCAGTCGAAGCCGCCGTGGCCGGTGCCGCCCCAGACATAGGGAGTGCCGCGCTTGGCCATGGCCCACTGCAGGGCCTTCTTCCAGGCGGGCTTCGGGGGCTTCGGGGGCTTGGGAGGCGTGACCGGCGCGGCGGGCGCGGCCGTGGGCGCTTGCGAGGGCTCGACGGCGCCGGGCACGAAGGGCGTGGCCGGGGCGCCGGGGGTGCCGGGTATGCGGAGTGTGCCGGGCGTCGTGGATTCGGGGGCGGGTGTGACGGGCGTCGCGGGCACGGGAGCGGGGGCTTCCCCTCGGGCGACGGAGACGGAGACGTCGGCGGGGGAGAGGCGGGAGTCGGCCAGAGCGACGGCCTGAGTCCCGAGCACGGCGGCGCCGGCCACGAACAAGGACAGGACGCGGGGGTAAGTCTTGCCGGACAAAATGGTTCCTTCCATAAGGCCGGCCGGGTGAGCTGTCGGACTCGGACGTGGAGGTCGCCCTACGGCGCGATGGATGCGCCGATTCGCCCCTAGGGATCGCATGAGGACAGCGAGGAACGGCTCCGGGGGTGGAGCGAGGTTCCAGTCGTCCGGCGGATCCCGAAAAAAGTGGTTCCCCGGCCCCGCGCAGGCCGATGTAGGGGATGACCTGTGCGGATTAGGCGTCAGTACGAATGCTGAGGACCATAACGAAAGTCAACGAAACGGTCAATACCTCGCAAAAATGGACAAAACGATCAGGCGTGCCGTACGCTCAGATTTGTCCGAAGAGTGAGATCGTTGTTCGATCACCGAGACGGGACCGGTAAGGTGCGTTCATGGATTCGCGCAACATTCGCCTGGCTGTCATTCCCGGAGACGGGATCGGTGCCGAAGTCGTCACCGAGGGCCTGAAGGTTCTGGAAGCGGTCGTCGGCACGAAGGTGGAGACCACCACCTACGATCTCGGAGCCAAGCGGTACCACGAGACCGGTGAGACCCTGCCCGACCCTGTCCTGGACGAGCTGCGCGGATACGACGCGATCCTGCTCGGCGCGGTCGGCGACCCCAGCGTGCCCCCGGGCGTCCTGGAGCGCGACCTGCTGCTCAAACTCCGTTTCCAGTTCGACCACTACGTGAACCTCCGCCCGGTCAAGCTCTTCCCCGGCGTGGAGACCCCGCTGGGCGGCGCCCGCCCCGAGGACATCGACATGATCGTGGTCCGCGAGGGCACCGAGGGGCTGTACGCCGGGACCGGTGGCGTGATGAGGCGTGGCACATCCCACGAGATCGCCACCCAGGAGTCGCTGAACACCGCCCACGGCGTCGAGCGGGTCGTCCGCTACGCCTTCGAAAAAGCGCTCGGCCGTCCCCGCAGGAAGCTGACACTGGTCCACAAGACCAATGTGCTCACCTACGCCGGTGACCTCTGGGCCCGCGTCTTCGACCGGGTCGGCCTGGAGTACCCCGACGTCGAGACCGACTACTGCCACGTGGACGCGGCCTCGATGTTCTTCGTCAGCCAGCCCGAACGGTTCGATGTGATCGTCACCGACAACCTCTTC
It includes:
- a CDS encoding C40 family peptidase yields the protein MSGKTYPRVLSLFVAGAAVLGTQAVALADSRLSPADVSVSVARGEAPAPVPATPVTPAPESTTPGTLRIPGTPGAPATPFVPGAVEPSQAPTAAPAAPVTPPKPPKPPKPAWKKALQWAMAKRGTPYVWGGTGHGGFDCSGLMLRAYGAAGIKLPRVAADQYNAFSRKIAWKDLQPGDLVFFDGLGHVGMVSKPGYMVNAPHTGDVVKVEKLDSGRRASFAGAVRPDPKGVKAAIAAGLLTAS
- a CDS encoding 3-isopropylmalate dehydrogenase; translation: MDSRNIRLAVIPGDGIGAEVVTEGLKVLEAVVGTKVETTTYDLGAKRYHETGETLPDPVLDELRGYDAILLGAVGDPSVPPGVLERDLLLKLRFQFDHYVNLRPVKLFPGVETPLGGARPEDIDMIVVREGTEGLYAGTGGVMRRGTSHEIATQESLNTAHGVERVVRYAFEKALGRPRRKLTLVHKTNVLTYAGDLWARVFDRVGLEYPDVETDYCHVDAASMFFVSQPERFDVIVTDNLFGDIITDIGAAIAGGIGLAASGNINPDRTAPSMFEPVHGSAPDIAGQGKADPTATILSVAMLLDHLGLAQEAARVEQAVADDLVERLTGWAGRTTHEIGDDITARVTG